The Mycoplasmopsis arginini genome contains the following window.
CATATTCATTCATTTCTTTTGTAGAAATAACTCCAGGTTTATTACGAAGCTTTAATATGTAACTTCTAATAGCTAAATAATACATTACATCATTTTTTTCATCGGGTGTAACAATACCACCACATACAACAAATGCTTGTTTTATAGCCAATGATAAGTCATTAATAAATGGCTCTTCTCTCTTCTTTTTATCAGATAAAATGAATTGAGCACCTTCTTGAATTGCCGTAAATCTTGTTAATGAATCTTTACTATAGAATTTAGATTTTTCAATCTTATAGAACCATTCGTTCAAGATACTTAATTTTTCTTTTAAAATAGTGTAAATTTCTTTCTTGATATCTTGAACATTAGTTTCTCTATCTCTATCAGTATATTCAGTTAACGCATTTTCCAATGCTTCATTTAAGCCGATATAATCAACAATTAAACCATAATATTTACCTGGATATACACGATTTACACGAGCAATAGCTTGCATAAGATTATATGATTTTAATCTCTTAATAAAATACATACAATCTAAATCTGGTACGTCAAAACCAGTAAGTCACATATCAACTACAATTGCAATTTTGTATTTTGATGTATCTTTCTTGAATTCTTCACCTAATTCTTTTCTATAATCGCTATTACCAAATAATTTTCTTTGTTCTTCAGTATCTTTATTAGATTCAGTAACAACTAAAATTACTTGTTCTTTTAAATCGGGTCTTAATTCTTCAGTTATCTTTTTATATAATTTAGCAGCTGCAATTCTTGTTTGACATACAATCATTGCTTTGCCATTTAAGAATCCTTTTCTTTCCTCATAATGAGCTAAGATATCCTTTGCAAAAAGTTCAATCATATCATCACCTTCTAATATGACTTTAATTTTAGACATTTCAGCCTTAGAACGTTCTATAGAATTCTTATCAGCTTTTTCGTTTTTTTCAATATCAGTATAATATTCATCAATTTGTTTTAATATCTCATCATTAGTCCATACTTTGGCTAAGCGTGATTCATAATATAATTTAACTGTTGAACCATCAATAACTGATTGAGTCATATCGTAAACATCGATAATATCACCAAAAATATCAGTTGTTTGTTTATCTTTTGTAGATACTGGTGTTCCAGTAAAACCAATAAATGTTGCATTAGGAAGAGCATCTCTTATATATTTTTCAACACCATATTTAAATACTGCTTCCATTTCTTCGGTTTCAGCATTCTTTTCATAATGAACTGTTTCATAAATGCCATAATGCCCTCTATGAGCTTCATCAGTCATGACAATAATGTTATTTCTTTCATTCTTTGGTAGATTTTCTTTATCAAATTTACCAACGGTTGTAAGAATAATACCACCTTGTTTTATAGTAGATAATTTCTTAACTAAATCTTCTCTTGATGTAGCAATTGCAGCTTCACACTTTAAATAATTTCTTGCACTATAAAATGTTTTATATAATTGATCGTCTAAGTCAATTCTATCTGTTAGCATTACAATTGTAGGAACATTTAATGATTTTTCTAACAATAATCTATGAGCTAACATAACCATTGAAAATGATTTACCACTACCTTGTGTATGCCATATAATACCAGCTTTACCATTACCATTTGGTTTAACAGTTTTGATAATAGAATCTAGCGCTTTATTAACACCAAAATATTGATGATATTGAGCCATTATCTTAACTGGTTTCTCATTTTTATCAATAATGAAGAAAATGTTGTTTTTAATGAAATCAATTAGCCGTTTTTTCTCAAATAAACCATCAAATAAAATATTCAATTTGGTTACACAAGAATCATCGTATCCTTTTTCACCTTCAACACTTTTCCATTCGTTATATCTATCAATCTTAGATGTTAATGTACCAACTTTAGTATAAACACCATCAGATATAACTAAAAAAGCATTATAATTGAATAATGTCGGAATATCATATCTATATCCATCATGTTCCGAATTAGATCCGAGTTGTGAATATGCATGTTCTAATGTCGCATTAGTAGCATCTTCATCAAATGATTTTAATTCCATTACAATTAAAGGTAATCCATTGATATACACAATTACATCAGGTATTCTTGTATTTTTACCTTCTTTAAATTTAACTTGATGGCAAACTTGAAATACATTATTTTCAGGATTATTAAAATCAATAAATTTAATTAATGGATTGACTTGATAATCTTTAGATTCTATTGTAATTCCATCAATTAAAATCTTATGAAAATCAAAATTGCGTTCAAATAAAGATGGATTTTCTAATCTTTTTATAGCATTAATAGCATCTTCAATGATATTCATATCAGATATCTTATTAATCTTAATAAGGCATTCTTTTAATAAATCTTCATTAATGAATTCATCTAATGTACGATTTAATATCCAATTATCATTTTCATCTATCAATTCATATCCTTTATTTTGAAGTAAGGATATTATAGTCTCTTCAATCACACTTTCATATACCATAATTTCACCACCTTAATCTATAACTTCCCAATAACCTGAAACTTTATTTCCAATTCTTACAATTTTTTTAGCTTCTTTTAATCTATCTAATGATCTTTGTACTGTTCTAGCCGTCTTACCAACTTTTTGGGCTATTTCTTCTCTTGTATAAACCGGATTTTCTTTCAATAAGAGTATAACTTCACTATCTAATTCATTGACTCTTTTAGGAATTTCTTTAGTGACATCACTAGTGACATCCTTGGTGACATTTAGAGTGACATTGTTTCTATAGAAACTAAATCTAAATCCAAATTCATTGTTATAGTATTCGTATTTAACATTATTGGCAGCACATAGTTCTAATACTTTTCTTATTCCGCTTCCTTGAACTTCAACATTCTTAGAGCGATATAAAACATCTAATATCTTCCTGTTTCTAGGCATTGATTGAATTCTACGTTCAGCAAAATCTTCTGGTTTATAATTAATTGGAAACTCACCAGGATTATAAATATCAATCATCGTTGGAGTTATATCAATTTCATGTTCTGTAATTGAACGATAATTAGCATGAGCAAATGCATTGACAACAATTTCTCTTACAGCATCAACTGGTACTTCTGGTATTTCGATTCTTGATGTACTTTTACCATCAAATTCAACTCTCCAGTTCATATGTTGATTAATATATACTGTTGCGATATCTATCAAATTATAAATATTATCATGAACCCTATTAATATCTAAAAAATTTATTCTTTGGTCTGTAGCATAAACAGCCATTTTTAAAACAGTTGGTTCCTTTGATGAGAATAGGAAATAGCCAGCATTTGTTAACTTGTCATCAACCATCAATCCCAACATTCTTAATAACTCTTTTTCATCATATTCTTCGAGAGGTTCTAACCTTCCGCAATTGACTGCTCTTGCATAAAAACTCTTTAATGCTTTAGAATCTACATCTTCAATCTCAAATGTAGTTATATTATTTTCCCAAATAGATGAATAATCTGTATCAAGCATCATATGTTTTAATTCATCAGGTGTCATGCCCTCAGCTCTATCATGAACTCTCTTATAATATCTGCCATAAGATGAATATGGCCTTTCAGTTCCAGCAAACTCAACTTTAATAACACTTAAGCCATCTAGCATCTCCTCTTTAATTGAAGGATAAATCATTGGTTTAATTGCAGTTTTAATATGTGTTGCTACATCATCTAATGAACTATCACTTACTATTTGTCCACATACATCTCCATTTGGTTTGACTCCAAAATATAGAACGCCTTTACCATGCTTATTTAAAATGGCACAAATATCATCCATTGCGTCCCTAAGTTCACCTGTTGTTTTTTTAAATTCCAATGTTTCGTTTTCTTTTCCTAAATTCATATGGACATATCCTATCAATTAAATAAAAAATATTATATCATAAATAATTTAAAATGTCACTAGTTTTGTCACTAATTATGTCACTAGTTTTGTCATTGTTTATAATTTCATAGTTAACACTATAGGAACAATAGATGATTTGATTGAAAAAAACAAATTGAGTATAACAAAAAACTTAAATATTTATTATTCTTACTTGACAAAAGTGAATCTGATAAAACAAATACCTTTGGTTATGTTT
Protein-coding sequences here:
- a CDS encoding type I restriction endonuclease subunit R, with the protein product MVYESVIEETIISLLQNKGYELIDENDNWILNRTLDEFINEDLLKECLIKINKISDMNIIEDAINAIKRLENPSLFERNFDFHKILIDGITIESKDYQVNPLIKFIDFNNPENNVFQVCHQVKFKEGKNTRIPDVIVYINGLPLIVMELKSFDEDATNATLEHAYSQLGSNSEHDGYRYDIPTLFNYNAFLVISDGVYTKVGTLTSKIDRYNEWKSVEGEKGYDDSCVTKLNILFDGLFEKKRLIDFIKNNIFFIIDKNEKPVKIMAQYHQYFGVNKALDSIIKTVKPNGNGKAGIIWHTQGSGKSFSMVMLAHRLLLEKSLNVPTIVMLTDRIDLDDQLYKTFYSARNYLKCEAAIATSREDLVKKLSTIKQGGIILTTVGKFDKENLPKNERNNIIVMTDEAHRGHYGIYETVHYEKNAETEEMEAVFKYGVEKYIRDALPNATFIGFTGTPVSTKDKQTTDIFGDIIDVYDMTQSVIDGSTVKLYYESRLAKVWTNDEILKQIDEYYTDIEKNEKADKNSIERSKAEMSKIKVILEGDDMIELFAKDILAHYEERKGFLNGKAMIVCQTRIAAAKLYKKITEELRPDLKEQVILVVTESNKDTEEQRKLFGNSDYRKELGEEFKKDTSKYKIAIVVDMWLTGFDVPDLDCMYFIKRLKSYNLMQAIARVNRVYPGKYYGLIVDYIGLNEALENALTEYTDRDRETNVQDIKKEIYTILKEKLSILNEWFYKIEKSKFYSKDSLTRFTAIQEGAQFILSDKKKREEPFINDLSLAIKQAFVVCGGIVTPDEKNDVMYYLAIRSYILKLRNKPGVISTKEMNEYVSELLADAIKGDEVKVLTKDKDSSINVIDLLSKEKIEELRKKNPPHVFVEIVKKLLERAIAESRKNNYFKSQEYSKRLRKILEKYNDRDANFEPETTIVDLVSFASEMVSDEKEANKLGIFGRERAFYDALVRDKSAQDLLCDETLKLIARELKEVVEEYAQTDWSNKESTRAKMRTKIKECLKKYKYPPEYTKSAVDDVIKQAEYIMNEF
- a CDS encoding RNA-binding domain-containing protein; the encoded protein is MNLGKENETLEFKKTTGELRDAMDDICAILNKHGKGVLYFGVKPNGDVCGQIVSDSSLDDVATHIKTAIKPMIYPSIKEEMLDGLSVIKVEFAGTERPYSSYGRYYKRVHDRAEGMTPDELKHMMLDTDYSSIWENNITTFEIEDVDSKALKSFYARAVNCGRLEPLEEYDEKELLRMLGLMVDDKLTNAGYFLFSSKEPTVLKMAVYATDQRINFLDINRVHDNIYNLIDIATVYINQHMNWRVEFDGKSTSRIEIPEVPVDAVREIVVNAFAHANYRSITEHEIDITPTMIDIYNPGEFPINYKPEDFAERRIQSMPRNRKILDVLYRSKNVEVQGSGIRKVLELCAANNVKYEYYNNEFGFRFSFYRNNVTLNVTKDVTSDVTKEIPKRVNELDSEVILLLKENPVYTREEIAQKVGKTARTVQRSLDRLKEAKKIVRIGNKVSGYWEVID